A window of the Tessaracoccus sp. MC1865 genome harbors these coding sequences:
- a CDS encoding methylmalonyl-CoA carboxytransferase subunit 5S has product MTARKIGVTELVLRDAHQSLMATRMAMEDMVDACEDIDQAGYWSVECWGGATFDACIRFLNEDPWKRLRTFRELMPNSQLQMLLRGQNLLGYRHYEDMVVDKFVEKSAENGMDVFRVFDALNDPRNMAKAMQAVKNVGKHAQGTICYTVSPVHTVEGYIRLAGQLLDMGAESIALKDMAALLQPQQAYDIVKGIKDTYGDVQINVHCHSTTGVTLVSLMKAIEAGADVVDTAISSMSLGPGHNPTESLVAMLEGTGYETGLDMERLLRIRDHFATVRPKYKEFESATLVDTDIFSSQIPGGMLSNMESQLKAQGAGDRIREVMEEVPRVKADAGQPPLVTPSSQIVGTQAVFNVLMGRYKVLTGEFADLMLGYYGECLGERNPEVVALAQAQAKKEVITDRPADHLKPEWDELVKAASNLDGYDGSEEDVLTNAMFPGVAPKFLKSRDEGPKSVGKTHAQLKSEAAAQKAGAERPGITGPVKYNVTIAGRSHSVAVEPA; this is encoded by the coding sequence ATGACAGCGCGAAAGATCGGCGTGACGGAGCTCGTGCTCCGCGACGCACATCAGAGTTTGATGGCGACTCGCATGGCCATGGAAGACATGGTGGATGCGTGCGAAGACATCGATCAGGCAGGCTACTGGTCGGTTGAATGCTGGGGCGGAGCGACGTTCGACGCGTGCATCCGCTTCCTGAACGAAGACCCCTGGAAGCGGCTGCGGACCTTCCGCGAGCTGATGCCCAACTCCCAGCTGCAGATGCTGCTGCGCGGCCAGAACCTCCTGGGGTACCGCCACTACGAGGACATGGTCGTCGACAAGTTCGTGGAGAAGTCCGCCGAGAACGGCATGGACGTGTTCCGCGTGTTCGACGCCCTCAACGACCCCCGCAACATGGCCAAGGCGATGCAGGCCGTCAAGAACGTCGGCAAGCACGCGCAGGGCACCATCTGCTACACCGTCTCTCCCGTCCACACGGTTGAGGGCTACATCCGCCTGGCCGGCCAGCTCCTGGACATGGGCGCCGAGTCCATCGCCCTGAAGGACATGGCCGCGCTCCTGCAGCCGCAGCAGGCCTACGACATCGTCAAGGGCATCAAGGACACCTACGGCGACGTCCAGATCAACGTGCACTGCCACTCCACCACCGGCGTGACGCTCGTGTCGCTGATGAAGGCCATCGAGGCTGGCGCCGACGTCGTGGACACCGCGATCTCGTCGATGTCGCTGGGCCCCGGACACAACCCCACGGAGTCGCTCGTGGCGATGCTCGAGGGCACCGGCTACGAAACCGGCCTCGACATGGAGCGCCTCCTGCGCATCCGTGACCACTTCGCCACGGTGCGCCCCAAGTACAAGGAATTCGAGTCGGCCACCCTGGTCGACACCGACATCTTCTCCTCCCAGATCCCCGGCGGCATGCTCTCCAACATGGAGTCGCAGCTCAAGGCGCAGGGCGCGGGCGACCGCATCCGCGAGGTCATGGAGGAAGTGCCCCGGGTCAAGGCCGACGCGGGCCAGCCGCCGCTGGTCACCCCGTCGTCGCAGATCGTGGGCACGCAGGCCGTGTTCAACGTGCTGATGGGCCGCTACAAGGTGCTCACCGGTGAATTCGCGGACCTGATGCTCGGCTACTACGGCGAATGCCTCGGCGAGCGCAACCCCGAGGTCGTCGCACTGGCGCAGGCGCAGGCCAAGAAGGAGGTCATCACGGACCGCCCGGCAGACCACTTGAAGCCCGAATGGGACGAACTGGTCAAGGCCGCCTCGAACCTCGACGGCTACGACGGCTCCGAGGAGGACGTCCTCACCAACGCGATGTTCCCGGGTGTGGCGCCGAAGTTCCTCAAGTCGCGCGACGAAGGCCCCAAGAGCGTCGGCAAGACCCACGCCCAGCTCAAGTCCGAAGCGGCCGCCCAGAAGGCCGGCGCTGAGCGCCCCGGCATCACCGGCCCCGTCAAGTACAACGTCACCATTGCCGGCCGCTCGCACAGCGTTGCCGTCGAGCCGGCCTAA